The Caenorhabditis elegans chromosome II genome has a segment encoding these proteins:
- the F43C11.12 gene encoding DUF281 domain-containing protein (Confirmed by transcript evidence) yields the protein MYPFMFILICLFGYVNAECLIDTLPQETTSSAPELCRDPNPSTCEDFKEWTVSPAEYIEKDGCFMLTCPENTYPSFFSQFQYSEIPPPGNLIPQNALEISPPTSLEEMGGASLSEYFGIICDDGVWKLTKYPNGITFNKDPPSYTNGSLNGYKTEIFTMNCY from the exons ATGTATCCCTTCATGTTCATACTTATCTGTCTGTTTGGCTATGTCAATGCCGAATGTCTTATTGACACGCTGCCACAGGAAACCACTTCAAGTGCTCCTGAG TTATGTCGGGACCCCAACCCTTCAACGTGCGAAGATTTCAAAGAATGGACCGTTT ctcCTGCGGAATACATTGAGAAAGACGGATGCTTCATGCTAACCTGCCCCGAAAATACATATCCATCGTTCTTCAGTCAATTTCAATACAGCGAAATCCCTCCACCTGGTAACTTGATTCCTCAGAATGCACTG GAGATCAGTCCTCCAACCTCACTGGAAGAAATGGGTGGTGCCAGCCTATCTGAGTACTTTGGGATCATATGTGATGACGGTGTTTGGAAACTTACCAAATATCCAAATGGAATTACATTCAACAAAGATCCACCTAGTTACACAAATGGCTCATTGAACGGatataaaactgaaattttcac
- the F16G10.5 gene encoding PDZ domain-containing protein (Confirmed by transcript evidence): MDRQSHILSVGLKKASNGEFGLQVMDGIRGPVISFVSPGSASAHIFRAGDVIMAVNDRQVTDMKTVQDSFEAAGNVVWIEFYRPAGITQLNL; the protein is encoded by the exons ATGGATCGTCAAAGCCATATCCTTTCTGTTGGATTGAAGAAG GCCTCAAACGGAGAGTTTGGGCTTCAAGTTATGGACGGAATTCGTGGACCTGTCATCAGTTTCGTCAGTCCGGGATCCGCCTCTGCTCACATCTTCCGAGCTGGCGACGTGATTATGGCGGTCAACGATAGACAGGTTACTGATATG aaaacggTGCAAGATTCCTTTGAAGCCGCTGGGAACGTCGTTTGGATTGAGTTTTATCGTCCTGCTGGAATTACACAATTGAATCTCTGA
- the hpo-25 gene encoding DUF281 domain-containing protein (Partially confirmed by transcript evidence) produces MYTTLSVSFYFKMNIFWSFIVIALVMGFTESCMRTVPPDDAYIPVTSAPGETEMPGEMLTTIAMEVTTEKVCEATSTATCPDLANFFISPTEIIQQDGCPYLKCQGSKLPTPLSAYDVTEIPPPDASYETTAFNINPPTTDAELGGSFINYFGIICDGTDWKITKYPNGIAYQVAGNFVTVGDDGSFDGKKTMLGAIQW; encoded by the exons ATGTATACGACACTTTCTgtctctttttattttaaaatgaatattttttggtcatttatCGTGATTGCACTTGTGATGGGCTTCACTGAGAGTTGTATGCGAACGGTTCCGCCGGATGATGCCTATATTCCTGTCACGTCGGCTCCTGGAGAAACTGAGATGCCTGGG GAAATGCTGACGACAATTGCAATGGAAGTCACAACAG aaaaagtctGTGAAGCCACCTCAACTGCGACATGTCCAGATTTggcgaatttttttatct CGCCAACGGAGATCATCCAGCAAGATGGATGCCCTTATTTGAAGTGTCAGGGAAGCAAATTGCCAACTCCTTTGTCGGCGTACGATGTTACCGAAATTCCACCACCTGATGCATCGTACGAAACAACTGCGTTT AACATCAATCCTCCAACGACAGATGCAGAGCTAGGTGGcagttttatcaattattttggaattatttgtGATGGTACTGACTGGAAGATCACGAAGTACCCAAATGGAATTGCATATCAGGTCGCTGGCAATTTCGTTACTGTCGGTGACGATGGGTCCTTTGACGGGAAAAAGACTATGCTTGGGGCGATACAATGGTAA